The Cydia splendana chromosome 27, ilCydSple1.2, whole genome shotgun sequence DNA window ATTCGTTTCTATccggggccgatttttgaatttcgaccgctcgatttcgtgtattttgttcaataatatctccagtacccggcatttaaattctactaatggGATTGAAAACGAGTgctcaataccactcgattctaattcaatataatttatcaaataatttaattcaaaaattagcatttcgctgtttattcaccgattttcgagtgacgaaatcgaacgctcgaaattcaaatatcGGCCCCCTGTGCGACCTGACGCCATTCAGCcgcttttaaccttttgaacgccaaacggcgcatacatttgccgtgccactgacgccacgggggtacaATTTAATTTTGTGAATAATTAATACCAACCTAAAAAaattttcagtagattttcatcaaaaaacaatCAACgttctttggcgtcgttgtcacgattttgcgttgacttACTTTTAAGTAATGATTTTGAACGTTAAATATCAATAGCGTTTATTTGGTGTGTACATTACAtacttattttacaattagtatTTTGTTCATTAATGTGGTGAAAAAGTGAAAATGCGTTTCACATGGTAGCTAAGTTTGTTCAACTCTCGTATCTTGAAACCCTCACAAGACACAATATTCcactttttatttaatgtttcgCTTGCTCGGATACCAATATTAACAATTTTGCCCCcttttaaacaaataattattccaaatcgGTCCACACGTCATACAAATATCGGGGAAACGTAaatgaaacattttttaattGTCCTAACACGGCTTTTCCTTCTTTGGGTGGAAGATCTAACGGTAGGTAATCGCTTTTCGTTAAAACTTCGCCAATTAGTACCCCAGTACCAATGTTTACCTTTtaccaataaaaaaatgttactttAAAATACCTACAACTGGGAAAGCGCTATGATGAGGAACAAGAATTCAAACTCCCATTTCCTTCACACTCACCAATAAGCGTGCCAAGAAGTATAGCTCCGTCCCTCTCTGGCCTGTTGCCGTACTTGTCAACGCATCTCATATGACTCTTCTTATCGTGCAGCTGTTTCATCGTGAGGCCACGCATCTCAATCGGCTCCTGGCAACTGAAAAAGGTGTATGACAAAAATgtcatttttaataaaagcttttatcgctgtcTGTACAGGCAATTACTCAATAAGACAATTCTACCCAATCACTCGCGGATATCACGTCCCAGCAAaatcaaaacagagatttgagTAACTACCCAACGAAAAGTCTACGAAAATGTTGGGGGTAGACGACAGACATCGAAAATTCAAACCATCCATTACACATATGAtaattattgtcaatagtccgACAAACAAACACtagacttccggttcgagcgccatcttgatggtcacgcgtcgtgatcaattgctttgttttttgctcattaatattgtttaaagtgtagtaTCGATAGCCtatatacagtaaactaatgtggtagtgtgcagtgaatggagaattaattAAGAGaatgaagcacgtttaaccatcattttggagtcaacggccggttgtccacgtgtttcttgtaaagtccgctgtcgctttacaagagctaaatcaccgtacactgtctttgtactaaccgtacaatttcaatcgtattaccctgctactacgaccttgatactggcgaaatagccccactgggctgaagccataattttaaaagaatgaatgaatgaatgaacaaACACTACATCAGCGCACCACGGCTACGGGATGTCGGACACATCGCTTCTTCAACAAGCtgtatgtataaaattacactAGTTTCTCAGACTCGTTGGTTGCCCGACGCTCGACGTAGGTAACCAGGTCGTCAACCATCCATTGCGTGGAGCAGTCACATAACCACGGGTTGTCGGAGGCTTCTAGTTTTCTATATAAACTTACACTAGTTTCTCGGACTCGTTGGTTGCCCGACGCTCGACGTAGGTAACCAGGTCGTCAACCATCCATTGCGTGGAGCAGTCACATAACCACGGGTTGTCGGAGACGTCTAGCTTCTCAACCATCTCCCAGCGGGAGAGGAAACGGCGGTCGACTTCGGTGAGGTTGTTGGATTGGAGGTATAGCTGGAACAATCGAAAATACGTATGTTTTAGAACTCTTAAGGTTCTGACagccgagctcacggagataTGCCTCCACTCACGCTGTGAGCTCGGCGTAGGTgaaagctggcgggataccgctctggaccgatcaaagaggcgtgctcttgtgttggaggcgatcaggactcattttgggtcatcgcgccaaccAAGAAAGTAGTAGTAAGATTCTGATAGACTTGAGCATTCGGTCGAGCAGAACGTCGAGGTTTTATGCAGATTTGGCGAATTGTTCGACGCTAGTATATTCTTCTGTTCGCGAGAATGCTCATAACATAAGAAAATGCTCATGTCTATCAGCACCTTTAGCCATACAACTCGAGGTAAATATGTAGGTTTTGGTACTTTGACAATGTTCTTTTACAGGATTGAAGTTGAGATGTCGTTGCGAAAGCGTCAACAGTGCGAAAGTATCGTGAGGAACCCCGAGTAATCCTAACAAGACCTAGTTTCCGCCTGCCCCAATTCTGGTCATTAGGTTGCTAAAGCGGACCCCGGGCTCTTTTAGAATGCAATTGGGTAAACGCAAGGGTAAGCAAGGAATCTGGGGTCAATACCAAGTGGAGTGCCCTAAGGGACTATACTGGGTCCGCTACTATTCAGCATACTTATTTGGATAAATGTCATATTACAAGTAAATCGGAGTAATTCCAACAAGATCCACTTTTTGAAGAGTTAGTTCTTGGTCTGACATTTATTAGGCTGCCAAAACGGACCCTGAAGTCATTTAGGATGCATAGATCCGCTACTATTTATCTTTGTCTTATTAGAGCGGACCTAGTAACCTTGGGGCACTCCACTAATAGATgctcaagcaaatcttgtcagtagaaaaaggcgcgaaattcaaattttctatgagacgttatcccttcgcgcctacatttttcaaatttgccgcctttttctactggctATATCTGCTTGGCCAACTTTAGTCCCTTGGATTTATTGAGATGAgataaatgacaaataaaaccTCGTTTAGCATCAAACCCTACCTCCTTGACCAGCGGCCAAACGTAGTTCTCCCCCTGATCATCAGGCCTCGCCAACGCTTTAGGCGCAATCTCAGCTAGCTTGGGATTAAAGCTGATATGCAGCTTGGACAGCGTCTTCAATCCAGCGAGGGCTCCGGTGCCGATGCGGCGGAGTTCTGGCATGTTGCACATGTGTAGCTCTTGCAGTTTGCGTAGCATCGGGAAACCGCTGAAACAGGGGAAAGACCTTGGTCAATACATGTGGTTTCCATTTGACAATCATTAATAATGATTCATTATATCTGTGTTGCTTAAGAACACAACTCTTTTGAATGTTCTGAGAATGCTAGGAGTACAATTGGTAGACTAGGTAATATACAAGTTGGCTAAAAactaactgcattcccgttgacagggaggttttgggatgaTATTGAgcttactatgggaccaaccccaaaatagcgaaaaataaatttggctgtttcatacattttggctggtccattgtCTATGGGAAGGTAAACTTTATttcacgatttcggggttgatcccataataaaagttcagtataatcccaaaacctccctggcaacgggaggttattttttagccaccgtgtatgtTTAAGTAACCGTAACACTCACAGAGCCTCCTCTTTGTCCATATCCAGCTCCACAATGGGGTTCTGGTTCAGGTTGAGATACACCAGGTTCTTGGTCTCCTCTAACTCCTGGGGCACCATGGTCAGCTTGTTGTCACTGAGGTCCAGGTATTCCAGATAGCGGGGTGTGTGGAGGAACTTGTCCGGGATCTCGGTCAGCTGGCAGGAGCGGAGGCGGAGATCCTGTGGACGAAACGTCGTGTGAAGATTCAGAATTAGCAAACGCTCGGGGCGCAAGCGAGCTACAAACCGTTTTATGAAATTCATGAGAGCCGTTGATGATGAACATTAGGGATATATCgactacttaaaaaaaagtcttatcttgttctgtcaatcaaaagaaaaatgtggtaactAGTTATGAATGGGATGCATAGAGTTACTGTGTTTTAACTTTGAGCGGCAGTGCGAGATatgagattttttcaaagtagtgacgataTCCTACTGAAGACCGCCGTCCTACACGTAGTATGTGTACATAACTAGGTATAGTACATCCTACTTTTGCTTCTTTGCCAACTTGAGAGTTAAATTTAAGCTGGCAAATTTTGCAACCCGGTCGCCAGGAAGCTATGCGTCAGATATGGACGCACCTTTCTCTATCCTTTATCCTAGATTTTTAGGTGAATAATCCGTTCCGAATGTCAATAATTTCAGTTGGATAATCCCGTGCCGTGAGAGTGAGACTGAATGCCAAGTTCCAGGAAACCATAGCTTGTAATAAAACCAAGCCGAGGCCAAAGACCGAAATTCGAAGATCGGCAACGAACGGATGCGTATATATGTAACGTCTGCCGTCAGCAGCCAACGGCAAACTTCCAAAATATATTGAACGACAAACTCGActgtattaaattaattataatttacaaaataaatcttTGTACACAAGTTTAAATAACAAGTCTTCATTGAAGATCCACTTAGGCATCCCTACCTAGGAAGGAGCCTAGGCCTCAACATACCTTCAACATAGGCAAGCTGGAGATAGCGATAAGGGTAACATGATCGATGGTAGTCAGTGGATTCCCAGTAAGATCCAGAGACGTCAGCTCAGGAAGATGCTCGAAGAGATCCTGGTTGAGGGAGTGGAACTGGTTGTAGGCTAAGTTCAGGGTGCGCATGGAGGAGAGTGGCTCGTATTCTTCGGCGGAGAATTTACCCTGGAACAAAGtacaatatttataatgaaGTAAGAATATTTAAATCTGTTTTTCGgatgatatttaaaaaagacCTAAACAAGATGGACCGATAATCGTGTCGCAAGCAAGGCAATTGAATGGCCGATGGCCATGGGGAGGGGGGCATACATTTAGTTACAGATTTTATTATCTAACTTAATGACCCAGCATTTTTGGAGAATTCAAAGACGttcttaaaggatgactcacgcctCACGCTAGATTGGGCCGGGGCcaagcttccggcgcttcgttttctatggaaagcaccacgtgatcaccgatcagacgtcatagaaaatgatatgTCGGACTCCTCGGCccgatctagcgtgagtcatccttaagactGTTATCCTGATAGCAATAAGTATATGGAAGTCAGTTTTATGCAGATGGTCTTACCTCAAAAGCATGCGGACTGAGTTTAGACGTCAGCCTATTATAGCTCAAATCCAGCACCCTCATCTCTTGTAGATCTCTAAAGCTGGCATTTTCAATGTTCTCTATCTTATTATTTGAGAGATTCAGCTCTTCAATTGGAAGGTCCGCCATTATTGTGATGTTGGTTATTACGTTGTCACTCAGGTCGACTATTGTGGGGTTGATGTCGGTTAGTTCTGTAACATTGAAAGTAAATTGTACGTGgaccatactgaaagtttctggattctgatatatgaggagactttt harbors:
- the LOC134803735 gene encoding leucine-rich repeat neuronal protein 3-like, which translates into the protein MKPTKLRKMDRHTSCLFLALLLIGASCQDDSTTAPDDTTAKDNAVAKETGICRVCVCKDGKVNCKDQKLGTFFKLEQWAELTDINPTIVDLSDNVITNITIMADLPIEELNLSNNKIENIENASFRDLQEMRVLDLSYNRLTSKLSPHAFEGKFSAEEYEPLSSMRTLNLAYNQFHSLNQDLFEHLPELTSLDLTGNPLTTIDHVTLIAISSLPMLKDLRLRSCQLTEIPDKFLHTPRYLEYLDLSDNKLTMVPQELEETKNLVYLNLNQNPIVELDMDKEEALGFPMLRKLQELHMCNMPELRRIGTGALAGLKTLSKLHISFNPKLAEIAPKALARPDDQGENYVWPLVKELYLQSNNLTEVDRRFLSRWEMVEKLDVSDNPWLCDCSTQWMVDDLVTYVERRATNESEKLVCQEPIEMRGLTMKQLHDKKSHMRCVDKYGNRPERDGAILLGTLIGVLLAVPIMLSLMLLWRRGYFGWLGFRGPVNVSRAFYKRAPADDNYI